In the genome of Impatiens glandulifera chromosome 6, dImpGla2.1, whole genome shotgun sequence, the window tccaatccAAATTAGTATTTagaattcggattggattggatttcggattaaaccacccaatgctcacccctagtCCTACCTATGtaactaaacaaaaaaaagtgtCAAACTAACCATAAATATTCATTTGAAATCAACTCAAACAAGTTGAATTGAGGGAGAAGTTAATTTagattagtttttatttatataaaacctaAAAGTAAagataactatttaaaaattgtgACGCAAAGCTATAAAACACAAACTTTGTGTAACTATATACTAGTTGACGATGAATATCAATAGGAATATTCATAATGTTATCtacacaaacaaaacaaaacaaaaaacggGTAGTCCATATTAGTCTCAGTTATATTAATCATAATCGAATTTTGTAAGTGTTTGGATGTTCATTTTAtgttcttaaataataaaaatgggtAACATGATTTTCCCAATCAATACAATATATCTTCCCATGATATCAATCTCTTAGCTATATATTCTTAATTGACCTAGAAATAACCTAGTGGAGAATTGACACATTACATAGGAAACCACCTATTTTCTCCCTTAACACAACTAATGACACCCAATGAAAGACaagtcaaatattttttttacaatttgaaTAGAAATCTCACAAATTCATAGTTTTGCCCATGAGAATTGGTTATATTTCTCATTTTGCCTTAGCATTTAACATTTTTAGCACTAAAATTCTTAGAACCATACAAAGTTACAAACACATCAAATCCTCTCAATAATCATGGATTGCACTCTCTTAATGCAACATGGAAGATGCTAATTGGAATCAATTCCAATGTCCAAGACTCACAATTAAACCACACAATATGAAGaaattcatttttgtttaagttaatattttcaCCACTATTATGTTATGAAagaatagttatttaaaatgggatgcaaataaattattctaaagttgtcaataataacaataatcaattcgAATTACTTTAACCCATAAATTATTGTCTTCATTGTTAGAAATCAAAATACATGCCTTGTTAGAAATCAAAATATAACCCATCCCAATTCCCAAGGAATAATTCTTTGTTTAGATAAAGGTAACATCTTTGATTCATTCACATGTCCCCCATAGGAACCTGGGCTTGTCTACTTGAATCATTCAATTCTAGGTGccacaaaatataatttaaaataagaaagacATATAAGTGGGCAATGATTAGAAAACATGTTTAACTATAATCAACCTTATTAATAACATGCATTTATGAAAACTCGATAGATCATTGTTAGGTCGTAATAACTGATATTTGCGATCATAAGTTTGATCATATTCATGTCACttttattagaaaaagaaaGTCATAACTCgacttttgataaaaaaaaaaaattcagtatCATTTGCAaacaaaatatgagaaataCCAAGACAATCTCCTCGTTAACCAATATTCAAACATTGGATCCTTTCCGAAGCTACATTCTAGTCATCATAACACTAAATTTATCCATAACAAAATACTTCCGAAGTCCCCTTTGAACAATGGAAGAAATTAATTAACCCCTTGACACCTTGTTGATCTCAATTCACATGATcaaaaattttctcaatatttaatttgacaAAAGGTCCATTCCTTTTTAATATTACAACTTTAGTAAATTTTAGAACTTAATTATTGAGTGGcctaaaataaagattaataacCAACTTTAGGCAAATGGGTAGGCAAGGATAGGATAATATGGTTAGAGGTCACATGTAGTTTGCCTAAAAGGTCAGTTCTATATAAATAGGCACAAAAGAAAAGAGGCATGCCATTCATACCTAAGCTCACTATAAAGGGATATGTTTTCCTTACCCTTTTTTAGGGGTAATAAttcaactaataaaaaaaagggttttctttctctttaattttttttattttctaattatgtGATATATATAGTCTACAATATTGGTAATCAATGAAAAATATCTTGAGCTTATTACAACAAAAGAGTATGTATAATTTCTTATCTTTCATTTTAGTAAAATGTCATTCAACAACAAAGTTTGTTATGAGATTtcttgaaaattatttaatcgTCACATTGGTTTTGATTCAAATGGTCGAACCGACGGTCTAAATATATAGTGATCGTTAACTTTTTGAAGAGTCTTCGAAAGGGATAATATGTGTGTTGATTTTAGAGCGTTTTTATATAGTTGccattatttatatgtatggtcatattttttgaattacTTCTACATCAACGATAttgtataattataatattaactaattatattattttatcaaaatgattatatatatatacataatctcGACTTTAATCCCAATCAACCACAATTTATATGAAACAATAATTTTCatgtttattaaaattgagTGTGAGCTCAATCTACCTATTCTATTTGTTTCTCAAAACTTTGTTGTCATCCAAATAATAAACCGACATTTTATATAGCAAAGAACATAATCAATAATCTATTAGTGGGACGAAACATAAATTAGAGTAAGGTgacaattttcttttaaaagaattaGAGGGGCCTTGAAcattatataagaaataatctataaaaaaaattacttgaaATGAATTAACCCTAAAcaagatatatataaagttaatcATACTAGCAACAagatatataactaatataaaactgttattaattttaaaagattgaaaTACATAAAAGATTTGGTAGGTAAAATTTGTTTAGTATTTTTAACTAGTTTAATAGTAGTATCACCCCTACATAAATTCGTCTCTATCTAGTATTAATGCCTTCAAACgcattacaaattaatttgacaTTTGAGAACAAGTTCAAAGATAAACCTTTGTTCTCCATGACcagaaagaatgaaaaaaggTCACATGGTCTTTGGTCTTAGTGTGAATGATGACAATTACAAACTAAGCTCTCTGTTGTTGTTGATCATCTTTcctatttttgtttttgcttcCTATTTTGTCTTCATTCtattattaagataaaaaagaTTCTTTGAATTGGGTGTTGCTGAGTCATTTTTCATCTCTTGTCTAAAAATCACACATCATTTAAGCTTTGTTAAAAATACATGGACGAAAAATATTGATCATTTGAGAagataaattgtatttttttgggGGGAGAGGGGGAGAAACAATGTTTGTTTGAAGTTGTATtcaagtttttgtttgaattttagtttaatttttccTTTACCTTTTagattcaaaaatataatagttttatgTAAGGAAAGTAATCTAATCTGATATAGTAATGTTTATTATGATAGGAAATTTAAACCTTTCGAGTAAGTTTTAAAATTGTATGTCTAGGGTGCCGAGGGAGGGGATGAGTCGGCTGACCTCATCCCGGGCTGGGGCTGGCCCTAATTGACGTAAACCTTGAGATCCAACTACTCAGGGTTGTAAGGTCTTTCTTCTAACAATATTCTGCTTATCATAGATCTCGTCCTTTTTGAACATATGGATAATTGTGGTTTCCTTACATATTGTTGTAACTCATATTGAAGGGAATTTAGATGCTAGACTCAATTCCTCTACAAGCTGTTACCATTTTATGTgacatcatttaaaaataaatgacttATTAAAAACTACCtaacatattcaatatttttaaaattgtaatttagtAATAATCTTAATTCAAATTCTATAGAATTCTATCAGTATAATAAAGTTGGAAGTGAactagttattttaatttagttgtAAACTAATGAAAATTAggatttttacaaataaaaaagaaaaataacctttggttttgtttgtttgttacaatatataatagGTGTTGGGCTTAAGGGACATATCATCTGTCAATTCAAGATATTGCATGAACAAAGCTACAGATCCAAAATTTGCTCCcagtattataatattattgttttaattaatattttcaagtcCCCagattgaaaaaagaaaaaggcaTCCGAGGaaagagaatatataattaaaaacccTAGCCAAAATGGGAGAGAAGAATCCATGTCGGAATAGATGGGCCAGATTCACTAATTTCAGAACCAGACAAAAACATAAGAGGTGGGGGGGTTTTGGTTGTTTGATAGTGTATATAGAATATAAtgtttttcaagaaaaaataagaataaaaaacaattataactaTCTTGAATATCACAACCCCACTACATCAAATCATAAGTAATAACAATAACCCAGATCAAAGATGGACATAATATTTAAAGGGTTAATAATTTTGTCAATAACAAGACTCAATCAAGATAAAAAAGGATAGATAATGTAACATAAGCCACAATGAAAAATTCTAAGAATCTCTCATGTTACTGTCACCACAACATCCATAATACAAAACCAAATGACAGAGAAAGAGTACTACTACTTAAACACCAAAAGACCACACAAACTCAATTGCATGTAAGAAAAAAGAAGGAAAAGGAACAACATAGTCAATTAACCACACAAAACCCAAAATGATATCACTAGCAAAATTAGGTCCATTGGTGATGTACATCTTCAAGTTTTTTCATTGATCACTGCAAAACATTAGAAGGAAAATTTCATCATCAATCACTTATTATTgattaaatcataaaatcatcaactaaaatatataaaaaaaaacatagaagAAGGATATAATATAACATAACCATTCTTAACATAAGAAAAGCTTTTTTTCagaatttgttttattttataaaaagaaacccaagatcaaacaaagcTTTAGGTTACCTGTTGTGGCTGCTGTTGGTAATTTCCATAGCCAGCATTATAACCAGCACCACCATAATACATATTAGGGTCCTGTTGTTGAGTTTGACCATATGATCCATATCCTTCATAacctcctccacctcctccttGACCATAACCACCATAGTAtgcaccagcaccagcaccacCGGCCCCAGCACCACCATTCCATTGACCTTGATCAGAAGGAGCAGTCTGCAtattcaacaaaattaaaagAAGGTAAAAAAAAGAACCAATGtgaaagtataaaatatataatcaatcaaACATGCCTGCTTATTTGAAGGGCTACGACCCCATGAAAGTCTAACATTCTGAGTTCCTATCTGAGTTCCATTCAACATTGACAATGCTTGCTCAGCACTTGCTCTGAACCAGAAATCAACACCAAATTCATCAGCATATGGAAATTTAAAGAAGTAAAAAAGAAAGGTTTACATGAAGTGGTGTCAGACCTATCAGCAAATTGAACAAAGCCACAACGTTTGCCAGCAGGAATTTTCACATGAACCAAATCCCCATATTGACCGAACACTTGTCTAAGATAGTCGTCTGTTACACCCTCATCAAGTCCACCAACAAATATCTGCATTCACAATATCTAGCATCAgtaaatagaaaagaaaataaatgtcaCAACAGTAAAACTACGCACAGTTGTATTATTCGGATCTGTCTCGCCTTCGCTTCCATGAGAGGGCTGGTAGGGAGCTGCAAATGATAAATAATCTTTGTTTAAATTGTTACCAAATCCAAATATTTCCCATTGAAATGGACATGTTCTCAAAAACTATATCAAAGTCAAACCAATGTACAAAGTTTTTTGTCAATGATAAACAAACCAATGTCACTTCAGGAAAATGCACAACTGGAtttgatcaaacaaacaaatattacaaagCAATCCAAAGAAGTTGTTTGTTGATCAACAGGGAGCTCCTCCCCCTATTTACCTTTCTCAATATTACAATCAACAATAGAAGGAACTGTAAGTATTAAGATCAAGATGATACCATCTAAAAGAATCTCTTAAATACTAGAGGAACTGGAGTGATTGCAAGCAGCGATGACTTGTTTAATGGAGAGTTATTTGGAATCAAATCACCCCCTTTATCCTTtatcattcaaataataaactaaaaaaaattaaaaatcacatcattttaaaatatcaaggGATGTTTTAATGATTTACCCCAGATATTCTACTTTTTCAGAAAAATtgttacatcaaacaagccccgagtataaattcttaaaagaaCAAGCAGAAGATTAAATCACATAAATGGAATAGAAATATCCTTACCGAAATGAGAATTAGGACATTATGAACAAAAGAAAGAGACTCAAATAGAGATCAACTTGAAAGACAATGGGACTTGAAACACAATCTACAGTCTAGAAACCCCTAATTCGTTACACCAAATGTCCTACATATATGAACCCACCACAGTTTAATAAGTACTCTTAAGTAACTAAGTCttaaattccaattcttaagATGTTCTTCAACAGAATTGAGCTGAAAAACTGAAGCATAAAAGAAATGCGCCGAAAAGTAAGAGTAAGACAAAGGAAATGAATAAATATGATGCGGAAAGGCAACAGGAAGGTTAAAGAAAGGAAGTTTGAGGACTTgcataaaattaacaaaatcccAAATGAAAGGACAGGTTAAACGTTGGGAAAGATAGAAAGAAAGTAACTTGACTGGAAAGGAAAAGGAAGATGGCGCTTGAAAAGTTGAAGGAAGATATCTTCTGACAAAGCATAAATTAACTGACCTAAGACGAGGCCACCCACTAAAGTGGAATCGTTTCAGCTGAAAATCAGTTCCAGTCTTTAGTTCCTGCTTCCAGACAATATGAGttttataagatttaatttttatgatgGTTAAATGAGCCCAACTTACAAAGGTAAATTATTGAAAGGAAAAGAGCCCCTCCTATCTTCACAAGATAAATTGTTGGTAAACCAATAAGATAAAGAGATCGACAAGTACCCACTTCTTGTTTCACACACTTAACTAAAGTAAATCAATACAGGCTTTAGTCAAGAGCAAATCATGATAAATTAAGATAGTTCAATGGTGTAGATAAAGCAAGGCTTCAGATAGGTTATGGTCTGAAGTAAGATATACCTTTCTCATATTGCTGGCCACTAGTTTTCTTGGTCGCAGCAGCTCCAATTCGCATTGGCCTGGATGAACACATAACTCCATTCATCTCAGTCATGGCACGGATTTGTTCGTTCTCATCTGCAAACTTAACAAAACCATATCCCTTTGAGCGACCAGTCATTCTGTCTGAGACAACTTTAGCACCTTTAACTGATGCATAGTTGGCCTTGAATATTTCTTGTAGAAAAAGGTCAGTAACATCGGCAGCTAAATCCCCAACAAATAATGTGAAATCAGGGGTATCATCACGCCTTTCACCTGAACCAAGAGTGGCCCAATTCAATCTGAACAACTGGTCAGAACTTGGCATTTGAGTACCATTATAAGTCTGCAATATTTTTTCTGCTGCAGCATGGGAAGCAAATTCAATGAAACCATATCCCTCAGGCTGTTGACTCTGCCTGTTGCGAATCATCTTCACTGCGCTAACCTGAAGACAAAATCAATGAATCAATAAACGTGTATATAGTATCTGTAGAAAAAGAAAACTGGGTAGATTGTCTTAAACGCAATTATATCAATgatccatttgaagaaaacaaaCTTTGATGCAGCGTATCTTTCCATGTTTGAAACAAATTAGTAACCTATTAGGTCGAAACATGCAAACCTAATGACATGCAAGACCCTAAACCATCAGGTAAACAATTTCTTTCATTAAGAATTGTTTAGTatgttttctaataaaatacAGATAAGAAAATACCTCTCCAGCATGCGCGAAACAGCTCCATAGGTAGTTTTCATCCATCCAGTACTGCAGATCCCCAATCCAGAGAGACTTAAGTTCATTCGAAGCAGTCTGCTGGGCACCAGAAGATGGGTAGTTCTGTTGCTGGGACTGAATCTGCATCGAGTGTGACTGATTCTGCTGGTGAGGAGGAATCGCAGACTGCTGCATCTGTTGCCCCCACATAGGTGGAGGCTGAGACTGGTACGCCTGATGCTGCGGCGGTTGTTGCTGCTGCTGTTGACCCGGCATCGTCATCCACTGTTGGTGCGGCGGTGGCTGCTGGTATTGATGTTGAtactgctgctgctgctgctgtgGATCCATAGACATCTGAGAGGGAACAGCGCCGTTGGATGGTTGCATCATCTTCGGAATAAATAGAACGAAcaggaaagaaaatcaaaaatcgATTGAAGGGGATGGTTGATCCGTTTGAAGGGAAGCAAAACCCTAAAAGCGGGAAGAAAGAGATCGAAGGGAGACAAACCCTGATCTCGAAAACGAAAGAGGGAGGCGTAGAGTATGGGCGGAGAGATTTTATAGCGAAGAGAAAAGGGCGAAGGTTAAAAAGTGATGGCTGAGATGGGCTGAATTGGGATAAGTGGGCTCTACGTTCTACTCTAATTGGACTTTCTCTTCACAACTTAGggttttagttttattttgtttattggtTCATTTctatacaaaaataagtttgTCAAGAAAATCACCACATAGtgttaccatttttttttagaaattcatattttaataattataaacatggaaaataattataaacatgGAAACATTGAGTAATTTTTCCGTAAATTCTTATTTCAAACATCAAAGATTTGCATAGCACGGTTCCAAACTCAATATAGTccgataataaattatttcaggTTTTGTTTGGTGAACATGTAATTAGTGCCGGCTCCGAGAATTGCGCTACCACATCCCATGTACAAAAATGtgggaaaaaaaattgatgccctaatttattttaaaaaataattaaaaaaatgtatttatttttgtgagatttgaacccataatcaaataaaatgtttttttctcCTCTTAAAAAAACTACTAGACTACATATtgttatgttaaaaatataataaatttaactaaactcctatattttttattaaatggctGTCCTGAGGAGTGGGCTGCCCTAGTCCGTGGGCTTGTAGGACTTATCCTAAGGCCGACTCTACATGTAATTGGAATTAGAGTTGAAATTGAGAGatctaattccaattcttagATACGGTAGTATTTGagattaataattgaaattagaattagaatgtcaaaaaaattcaaatgttaatttataattttcaaatctattttttttagttcgaaattgtaatttaaatatttaattttctatattttttaaacaaaatatcttattttgaaaatttaggaTGTTCCATTCCTCATTTCTCACTTTTTCTTCCCAATTTGAAGATTTTGCACTTGCGCTGGCTCATTGGACTTCATAGGATTAAGGTGGTGCTTAAAGTACTGGCGAATGAGACTGAGGTGGGTCTTAGCCCATGGTaagtttttaaaagttttatcctcacccattttattattatttatttcagtttttaggattttaaggAGCCATATTTATGAACCATTTCACCCTAAGATAATAATActacataactttttttttttagaattttatatgaACCATTTCATCCTAAGATAATAATACAATaaccatttatatatttttgtaaagaaATTAATGTTTGGATAGAAACATTACTTTAAAAACATCAACTTGTGAATTACATTAACTTAACaagatatatttgaaaaataaagtcACATTCTTAGTTTTCCAATATGTTATTTTGGAGTTTTACAAGGCAAAGGcccaatatattattatttatttcagtttttagGATTTCAAGGAGTAATATTTATGAACAATTTCACCATTAAATAATACtacaataaacttaaaaaaaaaaaaaaacagaattaaAACATATATGATAATAGTAGatcaataataacatattttttcaatttttaggATTTCAAAGAACCATATTTATGAATCATTTTACCTTAAGATAATACTACAATAAccttttatataactttattgaAACCATTTCACCctaagataatattattataaccatttttataatttaaaaaaaaattaatgttataataaaaaatattactctTAAAACATCAACTTATGAATTGCATTCCGTTAAGAAGAtgtatttgagaaataaaattatattcttagTTTTTCAATATGTTATTTTGGAGCAT includes:
- the LOC124941330 gene encoding polyadenylate-binding protein RBP45-like; translation: MMQPSNGAVPSQMSMDPQQQQQQYQHQYQQPPPHQQWMTMPGQQQQQQPPQHQAYQSQPPPMWGQQMQQSAIPPHQQNQSHSMQIQSQQQNYPSSGAQQTASNELKSLWIGDLQYWMDENYLWSCFAHAGEVSAVKMIRNRQSQQPEGYGFIEFASHAAAEKILQTYNGTQMPSSDQLFRLNWATLGSGERRDDTPDFTLFVGDLAADVTDLFLQEIFKANYASVKGAKVVSDRMTGRSKGYGFVKFADENEQIRAMTEMNGVMCSSRPMRIGAAATKKTSGQQYEKAPYQPSHGSEGETDPNNTTIFVGGLDEGVTDDYLRQVFGQYGDLVHVKIPAGKRCGFVQFADRASAEQALSMLNGTQIGTQNVRLSWGRSPSNKQTAPSDQGQWNGGAGAGGAGAGAYYGGYGQGGGGGGYEGYGSYGQTQQQDPNMYYGGAGYNAGYGNYQQQPQQ